In Colletotrichum higginsianum IMI 349063 chromosome 1, whole genome shotgun sequence, the DNA window TCGAGAGTTTGGGGGCATGTGCGAAGGGTAAATCAGAGCCCTGCGGTGGCGCACAGTCGAGTTAGCCTTGTGtgtggaggggggggagaggtgCGTCACATGGACTTGTGGCACAACCTACTTTTGCTTGAAATAGAGCAGGGTGGTCAAGACAGCCGCGATACCCTAGGTAGAAGACGAGTTGTTAGCCCGGGGCACTAAGGAAGGCGGCTGAGCCATGACCTCGGGCGAGGGACCAGGAGGAGGGGTAGCAGACAGGAAGATTGAAGTATCGGTGTGAGAAGATGGGCAGTCCGtaggacgaggaggcgggaATGGCCATACCGTCGAGGCTATGGCTGGTAGCCGCATGTATGCACCAACAGTACTGAGCATAGAGGCCGACTGCTCGAGGTAACTGTTGGAGGACGGTGATGGAGAATTGGGAGCAGACATGgcgagaggagaagaagtagtTCTCTAGGCCGGGGCAGGAGGGAAAAGGCGGAGGAACGATTATATTTCGTTACGGTTGCTGGACCGGTCGGTAAGCCCTTGAGGGGAGGAATGGGGACGTGTTTGATGGGGAAGGCAAGGCCCGAAGCGAGGAAAGCGGTGCAGAATCCAGGAGAGAGCGGAGCCTCCACGTTCGCGGAGGCGGTGGGGGGTTAGCGAGGCCGATGCTAGCTGTGtgcaggtaccctggagcgCAGATTGTGTAGGGGCGGGTACCGCAGCGATGTTAGGTTTGGGCGAGTGTCGGCGTGAGGCGACAATGGACCTTGACCTGGGGGGGACCTGGTAGTCGCACACCTGACCGGCGCCGATTCTGGACAAAGACTGAAGCGGCGAGCAGATCGAACAGAAAAGGGTGAAGGAACAAAGAGGGTCGTGGGCAAAGCGGAGCTTTCTGTTGGGAACCCTGGACGCTGGACGTTGGCTGATGGCAACCAACCCGAGGAATCGGGAACGATGTGACCATCTAGTTATGGCTTGAGTGAGCCAAGCCCAGTATTGACAGGACGCCTCTTGGCAAGGTGCCGTGTTTCGGTTTGCGATCAGTCGTGAAAGCGAGGATTGTACGGATAGGGGGAGCAACAAAGGAAGACGATGGACGACGGTGCTGCGGTTTGTCTTTAGCAAGGCCGCATGATGCAGGTCAGGAGGCAACGGTGCTGAGACGGGACCTAGCAGCCGTGCCGCCAGGGATGGATGGCCGATGGCAGTCTACAATGGGtggtcgcggcggcgtcgttgtAAGGGGACGCCAGGACGTTGTGGCGAGATTCCCGAGGCTTGTCGATGCTGCGGGTGACCTGATTTTGCGGTTGCCGGCAGGGCTGCTTCGGAGGTGCAGGGCATAAGGGTGGAAGATGAAGAGATACGCAGCCGATGCGATCGATGTCAACGATTGTGGATGATCAAAGCGGACAAACGACACAAAATGAAGTGAAGCAGTAGATATAGTTGCCTCCCTTCCTTCCAACAGCACCAACAGTAGAGAGATCTTACAAAATATTCTTTTTTTATAACTATTCCTAAAGCAAACTTATTTTAATTTTTGATAACGATGTTGCGTGGCTGGCAGCAAAGCATGAAGGGAAAGAACACTGTCAAAACTCACAACGCCGAAGGGGGGatgaatggatggatggcatTGGTCCATCGCAACGCGGACAGACGCGTGGGTAATTGAGTGTGGTTTCATTACGCCTGTTTATAAAACGCGACCAGCATGAAGAAATAAACAACCCTTTATTTGTAATCTGCATCATCCATAGGTACGATGGTGAGAATGCCAGGGGCGCTTCGTGGATGAGCATCTGCGTTGGGAAAGCGATGCTCGCAGGACCTGCCTACATTCAAGCATTCGAAGCAACCATCCACCATATTCAATGCCACTGAGCCAGCCATACGATGCGTGTGCATATGTCTGATGGGGGAAAGCACAGGCGGGGGAAGCCGCTGAAGAAGGATAAAGACAATGGGGAAATTGCCGAAGCCTCGCGTCTGGGTTGAAAGATGCGGACGATTGAGTATCCGTACAACCCAGGCAGGTTCCCATTTGGGGGCAGCACGTCTACGAGATCTACTACAACTGCAGCCGAGAGTTTTCGACGTTTTGTGGttgaagccatctccaatGCCTAACACCTAGATACCTACTCTGTACAAGACCTACGGTAAACATAGATGGGAGAAATGGCCAATAACGTGGCGGGCTTCGGAGGCCAACCGACAACCAAAGCAGCCTGGAATCTTGAAAATGTGGATACACGTCAGGGGTTCTTTGAGGACTGCCGTGTGAATCAATCCCAATCCCTCATTCCCCAAGAAGACCGAGCCCCACTCTCAGGAGTTGGCTCGTCTCGCCAAAATTGTACCCGTGCCACGCTTTCCTGAGATGAGGTAGCTTCCCTAAGCAGGTTGAACAAGTCGGACAGGTTTCAAAACTACCACTCATCTCACGCCACACACACCCCAGAACCAACTTGTCACactccttttttcccttcccttgTCTCTCCACTTGGTGTAGCAGTGTCGTCGTCACTTTGCATTGACACTTGTCTAGCCGCTCACACGCAACACCTGCCGCCATGCACCCCGTCACCGCACCCCGTCTGCTCTCCCGAGCTTCGACTTCGTCTTCATCTATCCGTTCTAATGTCTTGACCTGCTCGCGATCTTCCTTCCGTCTCCAGCAGCAATACCCGGCGCGTCGCTTTTACTCCTCCGAGCCCCCCAAGAAGCCCTCGGGCATCAAGTTCTGGCCTTTCCTCGtggtcatcggcgccggaaGCTTAGCTTACAAGGTCCTTATTGACCAGAGAGCAGGTGAGAGCTACCATCACAATACCTCTACCTCCCTTTTCTACTCCAAACAGATGTGCTGGCCGTTCCGGCACTCCCTATCCTCCCTGAAGCCTCATGGGCCCTCGATCTCTCAATGAACCTTGACTAACACATGCGTCACCATAGAAATGGCCAccctccccgccccgtcCCGCAATgccgccctcccctccccccaaaagTCGACTCCGACCTTCTCCGCCTCCGACGTGACCGTTCTCTtcgttctcggcggcccTGGCGCCGGCAAGGGCACTCAGTGCGCCAGGCTCGTCTCCGACTATGGCTTCACCCACCTCTCcgccggcgacctcctccgcGCCGAGCAAGACCGTCCCGGCTCCCAGTTCGGTCAGCTCATCAAAGACTACATCAAGGACGGCCTCATCGTGCCAATGGAAGTGACCGTCCAGCTTCTCGAAAACGCCATGACCGAGACCATCAAGAAGCAAGGTAACAAGCGCTTTCTCATCGATGGCTTCCCCCGTAAGATGGACCAGGCCATCAAGTTTGAGGAGACGGTCTGCCCGGCCAAGCTGGTGCTCTTCTACGACTGTCCCGAGGACGTCATGGAGAGCCGTCTGCTCGAGCGCGGCAAGACGAGCGGACGCGCCGACGACAATGCCGAAAGCATCTGCAAGCGCTTCCGCACCTTTGTCGAGACGAGCATGCCCGTGGTGGACTACTACGAAAAGCAGGGCCGTGTCGTGAAGCTCGATGCTACCCCCACGCCGCAGGACGTCTACGCCAAGACACGAACCGAGCTCAGCAAGCGTCTGGGCCTGTAAATAATGTACTTGGTGATTGCTGCGTATGCACCGATGTCCACTGTCATATAGAAAGAACCCTGCCCGCTCAAGGGGATATCGAGCAGCCGATATTGTGCTGTCTTGGAAATAGCCTCCTTTTCACCTCGGCGGATAACAGGAAAGAAGCGCAGAATACATCTACAGGttagagaagaagaaaaaagcaaaCTCGAGCTAGAGTGCGAAAACGAGGCAGGGTATAAGAGTGTGCGTGGTTGGTTGTGACTTCAGACTTGATTTTGAGACATTCAATAACAGATGCACTGCTATCAAGATGACATCTGACACCCTACACCGTCACCTcatccgccccccccccacaaGTGACATTCATTGCAGTGACCGTCTTTTGAGACCCCAAGGTACCCAAAATAAGACAAAATACATTCGATCCTGTTCAAGGTACCCGCAAGGGgctcgatggcgtcgtctTGGCCTTGTCTGAGCTTCGAGCTGGCGCTGAACCTTGACTTGGCGCCATACACTGTCCGAATGAGGACTGAAATGGCATGCTGTTCTTTTTAACGGCAACACTTTTGGCCCCAACAGCATCATCTCCTGGATGCCCGCAGGGTAATCTCATGCGCGCTTAGCCTGCTACCAGAGCAAAGGGAGGACGTCGGCAGGAGGCCGGACCCCAACGCAAAGAGCAGCTTGCAAGCAAAAGCAAGAAAGACCAAGAGCAAGAGCAATGGTGAAGGATCTCCTGCAAAGGCAAGGCACAAGCGGAAGCGGGATGGAATGGCGAAATCAGGAacagccccccctcccgatCTATTCTGGTTCGAGATTCATCTGCTGATATGCACTGCAAAAGCCCGCCGCCCACCTtcatccatcccatcccatccccctGAGCGACAACGCCAACTTTAGACGCGCGCTTTGTAGGCCGTTGCGCCGCGTCGCTGAAGACTTGCTTCGTCCTGCGCAAATTGGCGATGCATCGTGGATGGGGGGGCTGTCATGCAGCCCGCTAATCAGCGTACTGTAAACGATGTGGCGGGCAAGGTCGAGGCCCCCAAcacagcggcagcagcaggcgtTCCATTCCTCTGGGACAGTCGTCGTCATCTGCATTGATTCGCAGCAGtgacagcggcagcggcagcgtcCACGACGGACAGGAGCGGAGACGGGAGCTTTCGACCCCAGAATAGAAGCAGAGGATCctccttcgtcttcctcctccttctcctcttcacTTGCACCCCTGGCTCCTGACTCCCGTCTGGCAAGTAAGGGGGTTTCTCCCGTGAAACCGCGGCAGGACGGGAACGGGTAGGACGAAGGACAGGCCATCTCCATCGGCCCTACCATCCCGAGATGATGAACGCCATCGGGTTGGTCACATAGCCTCCATCATGACGACATCGCCGTCCATACGAAGCCAGACGAGGTCTCGCTGCGATGCAGAGTGGGTGTACGTACGGACGTGAAGCCGATCGTAAGGCGAGGAATGCTGTAAGCAAGTCCAAGTGCCTGCGTTGGGGTCACGGCAGCAGCCAAAGCAGCCAGATTTTGATCGCTAAAGCACAGTTTGCGTCCACCGTCCTAGCTATGCATCGCTCCCCATCCCATTTCCACCTTCCACCTGGCCTCGCCTTGTGAAGAAGCAAGCCAAGAGGTGCATCGCCGCGCGAATTGGGAGTTGCGTCAATGCGAGCAATGGGTCCCTCCGTACGGTCCCTATCACCTTTCGTCCGTCCGTCAACTAGCCCAAAGACTGGAGTGAGGCGGACAGATACGATCACGCCCACCGTTGCCGCTCTGTCGTGAACGATTGGCTGACAAGAGTAGGGGCTTCCAGATGTGAGCCAATCATACTGAGGTATCAGCCAGATTTTGGGTTCATTGGGCCAAATGGTGCGAATGACCTGTGGTTCCCCTGGGATACCGCCTGTTAACAAAAAAGGAAAACAGCAAGGGGTGTGAGCTTAGAATCAGCATGTCAAGCTGCCCAACCCAACTGCATATGTCCATTTTCTGGGTCCCCACGCGGAACAAAACAGAGTGGAAGCGggacgagaagggagagggagaaaaaaaaaaaaaaagcctagagagaagagaaaaaaaggaaggaaaaaatAGACTGCGAAAAGTTTCGGCCGGTTCCACTTTGTTTGCATAGAATTTGTAGTGCAGCAACTCTCCTTCACCCCATACCATCACCACTATCTATCTATTTACTCACTCAGCTTTTTAATTTTTCCCGCGTTTCCTGTCGTTGCTGCACGAATAGACCTCTGCACCCAGCAGCTCGGCACGCGCAGAAGCTCTACGGTTCGGACGATATAACAGCGCCTGAGCAATCTCATCATTGCATCCAATAGTTCTCAGCACGACCGACCCGTCAGTCTCTTGGGTAATTCTGCACCAAGAAAAGCCTttcggcgccatcgacacGCCGTCTCGTTTCTTCACTTGTGTGTCAGCAACACACGCATCGCTCAAATTAAGACTCAGCCCGGCTCAAAACgtctgtctctctgcccGAAAACCGACAGGAGATCCAGGAATTCCCAGTCTTATTAGTCGCTCCTCGCTGCTCTACTGCAACATACCGCACGCAGTCACTCTAAGACCCCGTCACATCTCTCTCCCGTCTAGGACAATCATTGTGCCGCGTTCctgccgcgccgtcgccctcaGTACCACCTAGCTTGCCTCTTTCCCACAAACCTGAAGCGCGAAGCACGACCTCTCTCACCCCTCCATTCCCATCCCTCCtcttcaacccccccctgCAAGAGGCGCCCCCCCTTCAGACCCCTCCAAATAAGGGATTGTTCCAACTTTCGAGATCGACAGCACAGCTACGTTCTTGAGACGCGAAACAACAACACGGGGAGAAGCCCCTGGCACCTTGACCTCGAAGCTGAACGACGCTGGATTCCTTCTTTCGTGCTCCCCTCCATCGTCTCGTCTCGCCATATTCTTCCCgacccccttccccttgtCGCTTGGGTTGCTTTTCCCGCCGCCAAAGCGCGACACCTCCCTCTTCCTTACCTACCTTATCTCACACAACTCACTCACTGTCACTCTCACACCACCTCCGGGCTGTGTCTTTCAAAAACCCGCTAGTTTCTCGCACTGCCGCTACGGACTGCCAACGCCTCAACTCGGCCTTTTCAGAGCTCCCCAAAGCTTTTCTTCCCTCTGTCCCTCTGCTGGTACAAGGCACGTCCCGGCTTGCATAGCAGCCCTCGTCTCGACGATCCCCTAAGCCCATCAGTCCAGCCCAGTCAGAAGACGCTCTGAGTCTGCGTTCTGCAAATCCGCATACCTGCATATACACCAACGGCAGAAGAGAGACACGCTCACCCTCTTCGCCTCTCATTATCGCTGTCGCCGCTGCCCTCACTTCTGCTTCCGTTAAATACCGCGACCCAGTCAAATCCCGCTCTCTGCCCAACGTCCGCGCCCAATAGGATCCCATAGCAAGGACAACACATCATCATACAGCGCCGCTCTCTTCACCATGGTGTCCTTCTCGTGTGAGGTAAGCCACCGTCGCCCTCTCTTTcacttcctctctctccctctctcttgtCTGCCGCATTCattctcccctccccctcccctcccctccccacctcCCGATACCCAGGGTccccctttccttcttctccataCCTCGCCCCCGTCTGCAGCCCCGAAGATCCCCATGTCGTCTTATTTCAACCCCAGAGGCCTGACATCACATCCtcacaccacacaccacacgCCTACCGCATTGCAAGACATCACGgacacacccacacacacccctTCAACAACAGAAGCAAACCACACCCCTAAccccctcccacctcccCTTGGATGCCGACTTTAATAGCCAGTGTCTTGTCCCGTCCCTCCCTCGCTCCCAGACCATGCCACACACCCCTCTTCAAACACGCAGAATCCAATAGTCTCTCTTGTCCGATTCCTGCGCAACATAACTGACCTGTCTCCCTCTGCCACAGTCGTGTGGTGATGTCTtgaccaagaagaagctcgatCCCCACAGAAACCGTTGTCGAGGCGCCACCTTTACCTGCATCGACTGTATGGTATACTTCCCCGGCACTGAATATCGCTCCCATACCGTAAGTCGTACCGCGCCGTCTCTTCTGAACAGCTAGCCACGATGGCTATGACGTCCATGCTGGTCGTTCTCCGAACTCGTCCTGTACTAACTAGCCAACAGAGCTGCATGAGCGAGGCCCAAAAGTACCAAGGTGCTCTCTACAAGGaaaagaacaacaacaacaacaacaagaagaacaagacaCACAACAACCAGTCTCAGCCCGCCCCCGTTCACGAATACGAAGCTATGGCCCAGCACGCctacgtcgaggaggtcccCGACGCCGAGTTCGAATCCTTCCCCTACGAGGCCAGCGACAACGGCAACTCGcccgtcgagctgctcccGGAGGCCCCGACACCCCCCTCCGCAAACGAGGGCAACGTCAACGTCTTCGACTTTCTTGACCCGTCCGCAACGCCCAATGCCTCTACCCTGGGGGCGAAGGATGTGACCGAGGAAACACAGCTTGTACGCTACGAATATGAGGCCGAAGCCTacctggacgacgatggcgccaTGATGAACGAGGACCGCCGCGCCCTTGTGCAATACGGCACTGGGCCGATCCCCACCACGGGCTACGAAACCCCTGCCCCGAAACACGAGCGGAGAAGG includes these proteins:
- a CDS encoding Uridylate kinase, translated to MHPVTAPRLLSRASTSSSSIRSNVLTCSRSSFRLQQQYPARRFYSSEPPKKPSGIKFWPFLVVIGAGSLAYKVLIDQRAEMATLPAPSRNAALPSPQKSTPTFSASDVTVLFVLGGPGAGKGTQCARLVSDYGFTHLSAGDLLRAEQDRPGSQFGQLIKDYIKDGLIVPMEVTVQLLENAMTETIKKQGNKRFLIDGFPRKMDQAIKFEETVCPAKLVLFYDCPEDVMESRLLERGKTSGRADDNAESICKRFRTFVETSMPVVDYYEKQGRVVKLDATPTPQDVYAKTRTELSKRLGL